In the genome of Amphiura filiformis chromosome 4, Afil_fr2py, whole genome shotgun sequence, one region contains:
- the LOC140151344 gene encoding cytochrome c-like: MPEIPAGDVTKGAAIFKQKCTQCHQITTTGVHKQGPNLMGLWGRKTGQAPGFAYTDANKNKGITWGEDTLWVYLENPKKYIPGTKMVFAGLKKKKERADLIAYLREATQGKI; the protein is encoded by the exons ATGCCAGAAATTCCAGCAGGAGATGTCACCAAGGGCGCAGCAATCTTCAAGCAGAAGTGCACTCAGTGCCATCAAATCACCACCACTGGCGTACACAAGCAGGGTCCCAATTTGATGGGTCTATGGGGACGCAAGACTGGTCAGGCACCAGGATTTGCTTACACAGATGCAAATAAGAATAAAG gtaTCACATGGGGTGAAGACACGCTCTGGGTCTACCTTGAGAATCCAAAGAAATACATCCCAGGAACCAAGATGGTGTTTGCTGGTctcaagaagaagaaggaaagagcTGATCTTATAGCCTACCTTAGGGAGGCTACACAAGGAAAAATATAA